The Mycolicibacterium hassiacum DSM 44199 genome includes a window with the following:
- a CDS encoding alpha/beta hydrolase has protein sequence MTTSLPAATSVAGRKQALLTIAAGATLRALPRIPDPVKRLLLAGRSVTLDGNTLDTTLQLMLAGQRAVGLDGLVNTDDVGAARAQLEALAASFRQHIPVAAVTELTIPGPAGAIRARHYRPLGAGARPMLVFYHGGGQVIGSLDSHDDLCRKICRDADVHVLSVDYRLAPEHKAPAGSDDAYAGFSWAQEHAAELGADPEVIAVGGDSAGGNLAALVALRARDEDIAPPALQLLFYPVTDYAAQTRSQILFASGFFLTKRDLEWFRAHYLDGAGLDAADPRVSPLRAEDLSGLAPALVLTAGFDPLRDEGRQYADAMRAAGVPVDYREYGSLVHGFANFFPLGGGSAVATTEAISALRAHLARR, from the coding sequence ATGACGACGAGTCTGCCAGCAGCGACCTCCGTGGCGGGGCGGAAGCAGGCCCTGCTCACCATCGCCGCCGGTGCCACCCTGCGGGCGCTGCCGCGCATCCCGGATCCGGTCAAACGGCTGCTGCTCGCGGGGCGCAGCGTCACCCTGGACGGCAACACCCTCGACACCACGCTGCAGCTGATGCTCGCCGGTCAGCGCGCGGTCGGGCTGGACGGCCTGGTCAACACCGATGACGTCGGCGCGGCACGGGCCCAGCTCGAGGCGCTGGCCGCGTCGTTCCGGCAGCACATCCCGGTGGCCGCGGTCACCGAGCTGACGATCCCGGGCCCGGCCGGTGCGATCCGCGCCCGCCACTACCGGCCGCTCGGCGCCGGCGCCCGGCCGATGCTGGTCTTCTACCACGGCGGCGGGCAGGTGATCGGCAGCCTCGACAGCCACGACGACCTGTGCCGCAAGATCTGCCGCGACGCCGACGTGCACGTGCTGTCGGTCGACTACCGGCTGGCGCCGGAGCACAAGGCGCCGGCCGGGTCCGACGACGCGTACGCGGGCTTTTCGTGGGCGCAGGAACACGCCGCCGAGCTGGGGGCCGATCCCGAGGTGATCGCGGTCGGCGGCGACAGCGCCGGCGGCAACCTGGCCGCCCTGGTGGCGTTGCGTGCCCGCGACGAGGACATCGCGCCGCCGGCGCTGCAGCTGCTGTTCTATCCGGTCACCGACTACGCCGCCCAGACCCGGTCGCAGATCCTGTTCGCGAGCGGGTTCTTTCTCACCAAACGCGATCTCGAGTGGTTCCGCGCCCACTACCTCGACGGCGCCGGCCTCGACGCCGCCGACCCGCGGGTGTCGCCGCTGCGCGCCGAGGACCTGTCCGGGCTGGCGCCCGCGCTGGTCCTCACCGCGGGGTTCGATCCGCTGCGCGACGAGGGCCGCCAGTACGCCGACGCGATGCGCGCCGCGGGGGTGCCGGTGGACTACCGCGAATACGGTTCGCTGGTGCACGGCTTCGCCAACTTCTTCCCGCTCGGCGGGGGCAGCGCGGTCGCGACCACCGAGGCGATCTCCGCGTTGCGGGCCCACCTCGCCCGCAGATGA
- a CDS encoding DsbA family protein, producing the protein MATKPKKGAKYDLKAADRKRNLAVQIGLTAVVVIFAVAVVLYIVMSGEEKPTVGDVKPIRVASENVITKDGSDEPKAVISLYEDFLCPGCRGFEQNFGPTLNKLIDSGAAAVDYHMVSILDRVGEGYSSRAGNAAYCVAEEDIEAFRRFHAALYAQQPAEGVGPYPDNARLIEIARQAGVVGGVPDCISKQKYTKMIQGQASAAGVRTTPTVRINGEEYKPTSPDDLIAKIEEIVGNVPALDSGAPPPAADPRTALPPTPQAPNVPAQTPPGPAPAAPTPKP; encoded by the coding sequence GTGGCCACCAAACCCAAGAAGGGCGCGAAGTACGACCTCAAGGCAGCCGACCGCAAGCGCAACCTGGCCGTTCAGATCGGCCTGACCGCGGTGGTCGTGATCTTCGCCGTGGCGGTCGTGCTCTACATCGTGATGTCCGGTGAGGAGAAGCCGACCGTCGGGGACGTCAAGCCCATCCGGGTGGCGTCCGAGAACGTGATCACCAAGGACGGCAGCGACGAGCCCAAGGCGGTGATCTCGCTGTACGAGGACTTCCTGTGCCCGGGTTGCCGCGGCTTCGAGCAGAATTTCGGCCCCACGCTCAACAAGCTGATCGACTCCGGCGCCGCCGCCGTCGACTACCACATGGTGTCCATCCTGGACCGGGTGGGCGAGGGCTACTCGTCGCGCGCAGGCAACGCCGCGTACTGCGTCGCCGAGGAGGACATCGAAGCGTTCCGCCGCTTCCACGCCGCGCTGTACGCCCAGCAGCCGGCCGAGGGCGTCGGGCCGTACCCGGACAACGCGCGGCTGATCGAGATCGCCCGGCAGGCCGGTGTGGTGGGCGGCGTGCCCGACTGCATCAGCAAGCAGAAGTACACCAAGATGATCCAGGGCCAGGCCAGTGCGGCCGGGGTGCGCACCACGCCGACCGTGCGGATCAACGGCGAGGAATACAAGCCGACGTCCCCGGACGACCTGATCGCCAAGATCGAGGAGATCGTGGGCAACGTGCCCGCGCTCGACTCCGGCGCGCCGCCGCCAGCCGCCGATCCGAGGACCGCGCTGCCCCCCACACCGCAGGCGCCGAACGTCCCGGCCCAGACGCCTCCGGGCCCCGCACCCGCAGCCCCGACACCGAAGCCATGA
- a CDS encoding vitamin K epoxide reductase family protein, with product MSVAAPDTTVPADTDPPAGVAVRRATAFGVLIAGVIGLAASLALTIEKVELLIDPGYEPSCSWNPVLSCGSVMVTPQAAVFGFPNSLIGVVSFTLVLVTGVLAVGRVRLPRWYWAGLAVGTLAGAVFVHWLIFQSLYRIGALCPYCMVVWAVTIPLLVLATSIAIGPVTAQPVVRALLTWRWSVVTLWFTAVILLILVRFWDYWSTLA from the coding sequence ATGAGCGTCGCGGCGCCCGACACCACCGTCCCGGCGGACACCGATCCGCCGGCCGGGGTCGCCGTGCGCCGGGCGACCGCGTTCGGCGTGCTGATCGCCGGTGTGATCGGTCTGGCCGCGTCGCTGGCGCTGACCATCGAAAAGGTCGAGCTGCTCATCGATCCCGGCTACGAGCCGAGCTGCAGCTGGAACCCGGTGCTCTCGTGCGGGTCGGTGATGGTGACCCCGCAGGCCGCGGTGTTCGGTTTCCCCAACTCGCTGATCGGTGTGGTGTCGTTCACCCTGGTGCTGGTGACCGGCGTGCTCGCGGTGGGGCGGGTGCGGCTACCGCGCTGGTACTGGGCCGGTCTGGCGGTGGGGACGCTCGCCGGTGCGGTGTTCGTGCACTGGCTGATCTTCCAGAGCCTGTACCGGATCGGCGCGCTGTGCCCCTACTGCATGGTGGTGTGGGCGGTCACCATTCCGCTGCTCGTGCTGGCCACCTCGATCGCGATCGGGCCCGTAACGGCCCAGCCGGTGGTCCGCGCGCTGCTCACCTGGCGCTGGTCGGTGGTCACCCTGTGGTTCACCGCGGTGATTCTGCTGATTCTGGTGCGGTTCTGGGATTACTGGTCCACGCTCGCCTAG
- a CDS encoding pyruvate carboxylase, which yields MISKVLVANRGEIAIRAFRAATELDIGTVAVFAHEDRNSLHRLKADESYQIGELGHPVRAYLSVDEIIRVARHAGADAVYPGYGFLSENPNLAAACAEAGITFIGPDAEVLKLTGNKARAVEAAREAGLPVLASSPPSASVAELVAAAESMQFPLFVKAVSGGGGRGMRRVTDPAGLAEAIEAASREAESAFGDPTVYLEQAVINPRHIEVQILADRHGNVMHLYERDCSMQRRHQKVVELAPAPNLDPALRERMCADAVRFARHIGYTYAGTVEFLLDERGHYVFIECNPRIQVEHTVTEEITDVDLVSAQLRIASGESLSDLGLQQDSLRIRGAALQCRITTEDPANGFRPDSGRITGYRSPGGAGIRLDGGTHLGAEISAHFDSLLVKLTCRGRDFAEAVARARRALAEFRVRGVATNIPFLLAVVNDPDFQAGRIATSFIDERPHLLTSHTPADRGTKILNYLADITVNQPHGPRPSKVYPRDKLPAIDLGTPPPPGSRQRLAELGPEEFARWLRDTPAVAVTDTTFRDAHQSLLATRVRTNGLVEVAPYVARLTPQLLSIECWGGATYDVALRFLKEDPWERLAALREAIPNICLQMLLRGRNTVGYTPYPETVTKAFVDEAVATGIDIFRIFDALNNVDAMRPAIDAVRATGTAIAEVAISYTGDLSDPAEDLYTLDYYLRLAEEIVEAGAHVLAIKDMAGLLRPPAAATLVSALRSRFDLPVHVHTHDTPGGQLATYWAAWQAGASAVDGASAPLAGTTSQPSLSSIVAAAAHTEYDTGLSLSAVCDLEPYWEALRKVYAPFDVAAAGPTTPTGRVYHHEIPGGQLSNLRQQAIALGLGDRFEEIENAYAAADRILGRLVKVTPSSKVVGDLALALVGAGVGAEEFAADPARFDIPDSVIGFLRGELGDPPGGWPEPFRTKALAGRAPAKPTVALSEEDEQLLAQPGPKRQATLNRLLFPGPTKEFEQHRETYGDTSSLSANQFFYGLRHGEEHRVRLERGVELLIGLEAISDPDERGMRTVMCLLNGQLRPVLVRDRSIASDIPAAEKADRSNPDHIAAPFAGVVTVAVSAGDRVEAGQTVATIEAMKMEAAITAPKAGTVARIAVADTAQVEGGDLLVVVS from the coding sequence TTGATTTCGAAAGTCCTAGTGGCCAATCGCGGCGAGATCGCGATCCGGGCGTTCCGTGCGGCGACCGAACTGGATATCGGCACCGTCGCGGTGTTCGCCCACGAGGACCGCAACTCGCTGCACCGGCTGAAGGCCGACGAATCCTACCAGATCGGCGAGCTGGGTCACCCGGTCCGGGCCTACCTGTCGGTCGACGAGATCATCCGGGTGGCCCGGCACGCGGGTGCGGACGCGGTCTACCCCGGCTACGGGTTCCTGTCGGAGAACCCGAATCTGGCGGCCGCCTGTGCGGAGGCGGGGATCACGTTCATCGGCCCGGACGCCGAGGTGCTCAAGCTGACCGGCAACAAGGCGCGGGCGGTCGAGGCCGCCCGCGAGGCCGGCCTGCCGGTGCTGGCGTCGTCGCCGCCGTCGGCGTCGGTGGCCGAACTCGTCGCGGCCGCCGAGTCGATGCAGTTCCCGCTGTTCGTCAAGGCGGTCTCCGGCGGCGGCGGTCGCGGCATGCGTCGGGTGACCGATCCGGCGGGGCTGGCCGAGGCCATCGAGGCCGCGTCGAGGGAGGCGGAGTCGGCGTTCGGCGACCCGACCGTGTATCTGGAGCAGGCGGTCATCAATCCCCGCCACATCGAGGTGCAGATCCTGGCCGACCGCCACGGCAACGTCATGCACCTCTACGAGCGGGACTGCAGCATGCAGCGCCGCCACCAGAAGGTGGTCGAGCTCGCGCCCGCGCCGAACCTGGATCCGGCTCTGCGGGAACGGATGTGCGCCGATGCGGTGCGGTTCGCCCGGCACATCGGCTACACCTACGCCGGCACGGTGGAGTTCCTGCTCGACGAGCGTGGACATTACGTGTTCATCGAATGCAATCCGCGCATCCAGGTAGAACACACGGTCACCGAGGAGATCACCGATGTGGACCTGGTGTCGGCGCAGCTGCGCATCGCCTCCGGCGAGTCGCTGTCCGACCTTGGGCTGCAACAGGATTCGCTGCGGATCCGGGGCGCGGCACTGCAGTGCCGGATCACCACCGAGGACCCGGCCAACGGGTTCCGGCCCGACTCCGGTCGCATCACCGGCTACCGGTCGCCGGGCGGGGCGGGCATCCGGCTGGACGGCGGAACCCATCTGGGCGCGGAGATCAGCGCGCATTTCGACTCGCTGCTGGTCAAACTGACCTGTCGCGGCAGGGATTTCGCCGAGGCGGTGGCCCGGGCGCGGCGGGCGCTGGCGGAGTTCCGGGTGCGCGGGGTGGCGACCAACATCCCGTTCCTGCTCGCGGTGGTCAACGACCCGGATTTCCAGGCCGGCCGGATCGCCACCTCGTTCATCGACGAGCGGCCCCATCTGCTGACCTCGCACACCCCGGCCGACCGCGGCACCAAGATCCTCAACTACCTGGCCGACATCACGGTCAACCAGCCGCACGGACCGCGGCCGTCGAAGGTCTACCCGCGCGACAAGCTGCCCGCGATCGATCTGGGCACTCCGCCGCCGCCCGGTTCGCGGCAGCGGCTGGCCGAACTCGGCCCGGAGGAGTTCGCCCGCTGGCTGCGTGACACCCCGGCGGTGGCCGTCACCGACACCACGTTCCGCGATGCGCACCAGTCGCTGCTGGCCACCCGGGTCCGGACCAACGGTCTGGTCGAGGTGGCGCCGTATGTAGCGCGGCTGACCCCGCAACTGCTGTCGATCGAGTGCTGGGGCGGGGCGACCTACGATGTGGCGCTGCGCTTCCTCAAGGAGGACCCCTGGGAGCGGCTGGCCGCGCTGCGGGAGGCGATCCCGAACATCTGCCTGCAGATGCTGCTGCGCGGGCGCAACACCGTCGGCTACACGCCGTATCCGGAGACCGTCACCAAGGCGTTCGTCGACGAGGCGGTCGCGACCGGGATCGACATCTTCCGCATCTTCGATGCGCTGAACAACGTCGACGCGATGCGCCCGGCGATCGACGCGGTGCGCGCGACCGGCACGGCGATCGCCGAGGTCGCGATCAGCTACACCGGGGATCTGTCCGATCCGGCGGAGGACCTCTACACCCTGGACTACTACCTGCGGCTGGCCGAGGAGATCGTCGAGGCCGGGGCGCACGTGCTGGCCATCAAGGACATGGCGGGGCTGCTGCGCCCGCCGGCGGCCGCGACCCTGGTCTCGGCGCTGCGCAGCCGCTTCGATCTGCCGGTGCACGTGCACACCCACGACACCCCGGGCGGACAGCTGGCCACCTACTGGGCGGCCTGGCAGGCCGGGGCCAGTGCGGTCGACGGGGCCTCGGCGCCGCTGGCCGGCACCACCAGCCAGCCGTCGTTGAGCTCGATCGTCGCCGCGGCGGCGCACACCGAATACGACACCGGACTGTCGCTGTCGGCGGTGTGCGATCTGGAGCCGTACTGGGAGGCGCTGCGCAAGGTCTACGCGCCGTTCGACGTGGCCGCGGCCGGTCCGACCACCCCGACCGGTCGGGTCTACCACCACGAGATCCCCGGCGGGCAGCTGAGCAACCTGCGCCAGCAGGCGATCGCGCTCGGGCTGGGGGACCGGTTCGAGGAGATCGAGAACGCCTACGCCGCGGCCGACCGCATCCTCGGCCGGCTGGTCAAGGTCACCCCGTCCAGCAAGGTGGTGGGGGACCTGGCGCTGGCGCTGGTGGGTGCGGGGGTCGGCGCCGAAGAGTTCGCCGCCGACCCGGCCCGGTTCGACATCCCCGACTCGGTGATCGGTTTCCTGCGCGGCGAACTGGGGGATCCGCCCGGGGGCTGGCCGGAACCGTTCCGCACCAAGGCGCTGGCCGGCCGTGCCCCGGCCAAACCCACGGTGGCGCTGTCGGAGGAGGACGAGCAGCTGCTCGCGCAGCCCGGCCCCAAGCGGCAGGCCACCCTCAACCGGTTGTTGTTCCCCGGTCCCACCAAGGAGTTCGAACAGCACCGGGAGACCTACGGCGACACCTCCAGCCTGTCGGCGAACCAGTTCTTCTATGGGCTGCGCCACGGCGAGGAGCACCGGGTGCGGCTCGAGCGCGGGGTGGAGCTGCTGATCGGGCTGGAGGCCATCTCCGATCCCGACGAACGCGGGATGCGCACGGTGATGTGCCTGCTCAACGGCCAGCTGCGGCCGGTGCTGGTGCGCGACCGCAGCATCGCGTCGGACATCCCGGCGGCCGAGAAGGCCGACCGGTCCAACCCCGACCACATCGCCGCCCCGTTCGCCGGGGTGGTCACCGTCGCGGTGTCGGCGGGCGACCGGGTCGAAGCCGGGCAGACCGTCGCCACCATCGAGGCGATGAAGATGGAGGCCGCGATCACCGCGCCCAAGGCCGGCACCGTCGCCCGCATCGCGGTCGCCGACACCGCTCAGGTCGAAGGTGGCGACCTGCTGGTGGTGGTCAGCTGA
- the rsmD gene encoding 16S rRNA (guanine(966)-N(2))-methyltransferase RsmD, translating into MTRIVAGSFGGRRIAVPHKGTRPTSDRVREALFSLLAARIDFHGAAVLDLYAGSGALGLEALSRGAARALFVESDLRAATVISRNIDTLGAVGAVVRCAPVAAVVSAGAPEPVDLVLADPPYAVETGEIEQLLQALDRGGWTRSGTVVVVERPASGPELSWPDGWEPWPSRRYGDTRLELAQRG; encoded by the coding sequence CTGACCCGTATCGTGGCCGGCTCCTTTGGTGGTCGGCGAATCGCGGTGCCGCACAAGGGGACTCGGCCCACCTCCGACCGGGTCCGGGAGGCGTTGTTCAGCCTGCTGGCCGCGCGTATCGACTTTCACGGTGCGGCCGTGCTCGACCTGTACGCCGGGTCCGGTGCGCTGGGGCTGGAGGCGCTGTCCCGCGGGGCCGCTCGGGCGCTGTTCGTCGAATCGGACCTGCGCGCCGCCACGGTGATCTCCCGCAACATCGACACGCTGGGCGCCGTCGGAGCGGTGGTGCGCTGCGCTCCGGTGGCGGCGGTGGTGTCGGCAGGCGCCCCCGAACCGGTCGATCTGGTGCTGGCCGACCCGCCCTACGCCGTCGAGACGGGCGAGATCGAACAGCTGCTGCAGGCGCTGGACCGGGGCGGGTGGACCAGGTCGGGCACGGTCGTCGTGGTCGAGCGGCCGGCCTCCGGTCCGGAGCTGAGCTGGCCCGACGGCTGGGAGCCGTGGCCCTCCCGGCGCTACGGCGACACCCGTCTGGAGTTGGCGCAGCGTGGTTGA
- the coaD gene encoding pantetheine-phosphate adenylyltransferase, producing the protein MSGAVCPGSFDPVTLGHIDVFERAAAQFDEVVVAVLINPNKKGMFDLDERIAMIEESTTHLPNLRVESGRGLVVDFVRERGLTAIVKGLRTGTDFEYELQMAQMNKHIAGVDTFFVATDPKYSFVSSSLAKEVVALGGDVSDLLPEPVNRRLKEKLRGR; encoded by the coding sequence ATGAGTGGCGCGGTATGCCCGGGTTCGTTCGACCCGGTCACCCTCGGTCATATCGACGTCTTCGAGCGGGCGGCGGCCCAGTTCGACGAGGTCGTGGTGGCGGTGCTGATCAACCCGAACAAGAAGGGCATGTTCGATCTCGACGAACGGATCGCGATGATCGAGGAGTCGACAACCCATCTGCCGAACCTGCGGGTGGAGTCCGGCCGCGGGCTGGTGGTCGACTTCGTTCGCGAACGCGGGCTCACTGCGATCGTCAAGGGGCTGCGCACCGGCACCGACTTCGAATACGAGTTGCAGATGGCACAGATGAACAAGCACATCGCCGGGGTGGACACCTTCTTCGTCGCCACCGATCCGAAGTACTCGTTCGTGTCGTCGTCGCTGGCCAAGGAGGTGGTCGCGCTCGGCGGCGACGTCTCCGATCTGCTGCCGGAGCCGGTCAATCGTCGGCTCAAGGAGAAGCTGCGCGGCCGGTAG
- a CDS encoding hemerythrin domain-containing protein: MADTRGRSDNPADPDNDVVRFLTDQHNLIKDMFDEVLGASGDKAREEAFTELRQLLAVHETAEEMVLHPRARRSVADGEAIVDARLEEEHEAKKSLSRLEKMDIASDEFLVELRKFRDEVIEHAENEEREEFGVLHDVLSAEDLKRMAGAVQAAEAIAPTRPHPGVESAKLNFAAGPFASMLDRARDAIAAALR; encoded by the coding sequence ATGGCCGACACCCGCGGTCGATCCGACAACCCGGCCGATCCCGACAACGACGTCGTGCGGTTCCTCACCGACCAGCACAACCTGATCAAGGACATGTTCGACGAGGTGCTCGGCGCCTCCGGCGACAAGGCCCGCGAAGAGGCGTTCACCGAGTTGCGCCAACTGTTGGCCGTCCACGAGACCGCCGAGGAGATGGTGCTGCACCCCCGCGCGCGCCGCTCGGTGGCCGACGGCGAAGCGATCGTCGACGCCCGCCTCGAGGAGGAGCACGAGGCCAAGAAGTCGCTGTCGCGGCTGGAGAAGATGGACATCGCCTCCGACGAGTTCCTCGTCGAACTGCGCAAGTTCCGCGACGAGGTGATCGAACACGCCGAGAACGAGGAGCGTGAGGAGTTCGGCGTGCTGCACGACGTGCTGAGCGCCGAGGATCTCAAGCGGATGGCCGGCGCCGTGCAGGCCGCCGAGGCCATCGCGCCGACCCGCCCGCACCCGGGTGTGGAGTCGGCCAAGCTCAACTTCGCGGCCGGCCCGTTCGCGTCCATGCTGGACCGGGCGCGCGACGCCATCGCGGCCGCCCTGCGCTGA
- the sepIVA gene encoding cell division protein SepIVA: MYRVFEALDELSAIVEEARGVPMTAGCVVPRGDVLELIDDIKDAIPGELDDAQDVLDARDEMLREAKEHSESMVSSAKAEAESLVNHARAEADRLLADAKSQADRMVAEARQHSERMVADARAEAERLIATAKREYEATTGRAKTEADRLIENGNLAYEKAVQEGIKEQQRLVSQTEIVQTATAEATRLIDAAHAEADRLRGECDIYVDSKLAEFEEFLNGTLRSVNRGRHQLRTAAGTHDYATR; encoded by the coding sequence GTGTACCGAGTTTTTGAAGCGCTCGATGAGCTGAGCGCGATCGTCGAAGAAGCCCGTGGTGTGCCGATGACGGCCGGCTGCGTGGTGCCGCGCGGTGATGTCCTCGAGCTCATCGACGACATCAAGGACGCGATCCCCGGGGAGCTCGACGACGCCCAGGATGTCCTCGACGCCCGCGACGAGATGCTGCGGGAGGCCAAGGAACACTCCGAATCGATGGTCTCCTCGGCCAAGGCGGAGGCCGAGTCGCTGGTCAACCATGCCCGCGCCGAGGCCGACCGGCTGCTCGCCGACGCCAAGTCACAGGCCGACCGCATGGTCGCCGAGGCCCGTCAGCACAGCGAGCGGATGGTCGCCGACGCCCGCGCCGAGGCCGAGCGGCTGATCGCGACCGCCAAGCGCGAGTACGAGGCCACCACCGGCCGGGCCAAGACCGAGGCCGACCGGCTCATCGAGAACGGCAACCTCGCCTACGAGAAGGCGGTCCAGGAGGGCATCAAGGAACAGCAGCGGCTGGTCTCGCAGACCGAGATCGTGCAGACCGCCACCGCCGAGGCCACCCGGCTCATCGACGCGGCGCACGCCGAGGCCGACCGGCTGCGCGGCGAGTGCGACATCTACGTCGACAGCAAGCTCGCCGAGTTCGAGGAGTTTCTCAACGGGACGCTGCGTTCGGTCAACCGGGGCCGGCATCAGCTGCGCACCGCGGCGGGCACCCACGACTACGCGACGCGGTAG
- a CDS encoding YceD family protein codes for MATNTSAAARRASESPLVLDIARLGRRPGSMMTVSETVPSPSRIGVELVAINAGTPLHLDLRIESVSEGVLVTGTVSARTSGECARCLCPIDGDVSIDLTELFAYPDSVTDATTEADEVARVGAGGRPDTVDLEQPIIDAVGLALPFSPLCSPDCAGLCPDCGVPLATAEPGHHHEKVDPRWAKLADLFDKDARD; via the coding sequence ATGGCGACGAATACGAGCGCGGCCGCGCGCCGCGCGTCCGAATCGCCGCTCGTGCTCGATATCGCGAGGTTGGGCCGGCGGCCCGGCTCGATGATGACCGTCAGTGAGACGGTGCCCAGCCCGTCACGCATCGGGGTGGAGTTGGTCGCGATCAACGCAGGCACTCCGCTGCACCTGGACCTGCGCATCGAGTCGGTGTCCGAGGGGGTGCTGGTGACCGGCACCGTCTCGGCCCGGACCTCCGGCGAGTGCGCGCGGTGCCTGTGCCCGATCGACGGCGACGTGTCGATCGACCTGACCGAGTTGTTCGCGTACCCCGACAGCGTCACCGACGCCACCACCGAGGCCGACGAGGTGGCCCGGGTCGGGGCCGGCGGACGGCCCGACACCGTCGACCTGGAGCAGCCGATCATCGACGCGGTGGGCCTGGCGCTGCCGTTCTCCCCGCTGTGCAGCCCGGACTGCGCGGGACTGTGCCCGGACTGCGGGGTGCCGTTGGCCACCGCCGAACCCGGCCACCACCACGAAAAGGTCGACCCGCGCTGGGCCAAGCTCGCCGACCTCTTCGACAAGGACGCCCGTGACTGA
- the rnc gene encoding ribonuclease III, translated as MTDREPLLRALGVDLPDDLLTMALTHRSYSYENGGLPTNERLEFLGDAVLGLTITEELYHRHPDRSEGDLAKLRASIVNTQALAEVGRKLSEHGLGAYLLLGKGEANSGGADKASILADGVESLLGAIYLQHGLEVVRKVILRLFAELLDTAPTLGAGLDWKSSLQELTAARGLGAPTYVVTSTGPDHNKEFTATVLITDVEYGKGVGRTKKEAELKAAAAAWNALERA; from the coding sequence GTGACTGATCGGGAGCCGCTGCTGCGGGCGCTCGGGGTCGACCTGCCCGACGACCTGCTCACGATGGCGCTGACCCACCGCAGCTACTCCTACGAGAACGGCGGGCTGCCGACCAACGAGCGGCTGGAGTTCCTCGGCGACGCCGTGCTGGGGCTGACCATCACCGAGGAGCTCTACCACCGTCACCCCGACCGCTCCGAAGGCGACCTGGCCAAACTACGGGCCAGCATCGTCAACACCCAGGCACTGGCGGAGGTGGGGCGCAAGCTGTCCGAACACGGCCTGGGCGCATACCTGTTGCTGGGCAAGGGCGAGGCGAACTCCGGCGGCGCCGACAAGGCCAGCATCCTCGCCGACGGCGTCGAATCCCTTTTGGGCGCAATATATCTCCAGCACGGTCTGGAGGTGGTGCGCAAGGTCATCCTGCGGTTGTTCGCCGAGTTGCTCGACACCGCACCGACATTGGGAGCGGGGCTGGACTGGAAGAGCAGCCTGCAGGAGTTGACCGCCGCGCGGGGCCTGGGTGCGCCGACCTACGTGGTCACCTCGACCGGGCCGGACCACAACAAGGAATTCACCGCCACGGTGCTGATCACCGACGTGGAGTACGGCAAGGGCGTCGGACGCACCAAGAAGGAGGCCGAACTCAAGGCGGCCGCGGCGGCGTGGAACGCGCTGGAACGTGCCTGA
- the mutM gene encoding bifunctional DNA-formamidopyrimidine glycosylase/DNA-(apurinic or apyrimidinic site) lyase has translation MPELPEVEVVRRGLAAHVVDRTITAVRVHHPRAVRRHEAGPADLTARLLGARIIGTGRRGKYLWLSLDDGAALVVHLGMSGQMLLGGTPNENHLRIAALLDDGTTLSFVDQRTFGGWLIADMVTVDGADVPAPVAHLARDPLDPWFDRDAVVTVLRRKHSEIKRQLLDQTVVSGIGNIYADEALWRARINGARPASSLSRPRLAELLDHAADVMRDALAQGGTSFDSLYVNVNGESGYFDRSLDAYGREGEPCRRCGAAIRRERFMNRSSFYCPRCQPRPRRPRSRPPATE, from the coding sequence GTGCCTGAGCTTCCCGAGGTCGAGGTCGTCCGGCGGGGACTGGCCGCGCACGTCGTCGACAGGACGATCACCGCGGTGCGGGTGCACCATCCGCGCGCGGTGCGCCGCCACGAGGCCGGTCCCGCCGACCTGACCGCACGGCTACTCGGGGCGCGCATCATCGGCACCGGGCGGCGCGGCAAGTACCTGTGGCTGTCGCTCGACGACGGCGCGGCGCTGGTGGTGCACCTCGGCATGAGCGGGCAGATGCTGTTGGGCGGCACGCCCAACGAGAACCACCTGCGCATCGCCGCGCTGCTCGACGACGGCACCACGCTGAGCTTCGTCGACCAGCGCACCTTCGGCGGCTGGCTGATCGCCGACATGGTGACCGTCGACGGCGCCGACGTGCCCGCGCCGGTGGCGCATCTGGCCCGCGATCCGCTCGACCCGTGGTTCGACCGCGACGCCGTGGTGACGGTGTTGCGGCGCAAGCACTCCGAGATCAAGCGTCAGCTGCTCGACCAGACCGTGGTGTCGGGGATCGGCAACATCTACGCCGACGAGGCGCTGTGGCGGGCGCGGATCAACGGCGCCCGGCCGGCGTCGTCGCTGAGCCGGCCCAGGCTCGCGGAACTGCTCGACCACGCCGCCGACGTGATGCGCGACGCGCTGGCGCAGGGCGGCACCTCGTTCGACTCGCTGTATGTGAACGTCAACGGCGAGTCCGGGTACTTCGACCGGTCGCTGGACGCCTACGGCCGCGAGGGTGAGCCGTGCCGGCGTTGCGGGGCGGCGATCCGGCGGGAGCGGTTCATGAACCGGTCGTCGTTCTACTGCCCGCGCTGCCAGCCCCGTCCGCGGCGCCCGCGCTCCCGGCCTCCCGCAACGGAATAG